The DNA region CCATAGAAGGATGAGGgttgtatatttctttttttgtcatttaaaagtTCTTACATGTCTGTATTAAGTATTCAAGTTTTGTTTAGAAAGATGAATTGACTTTGtgattaattttatattcatcAAATTTATATCAACCAAACTGCATGTGATTtccatattatttttattgatgatgAAAGCTTtcgtttttatttcatatatgtatttttgaGATAGCTTACAgtttaatattgtcattttttcatgtatGCAAGGTTTTCAGTGAGTAGCATAACAGTCAGAACATTGTTGGTCATGCAACCTCAAGCAATATTGGGAGAGGAACTTTTGTCTTAGTTTATACATTGGACAAATTGTAAACAGGTGAATTGATAAGCGTATTAAACATTTAGTCTATTTGTTTTGTCACTGAACAAGAGCCAGTATGTCATATGATTGGACTccataaaatcagctttattcCTGTCATGTCGAATTTTTGCAATGCATGGTCTTTGTAtgctgttttctttttataaaatcaatatcgACTTTGACAGGTCGGTCGTGATATTGACAAGACAAAATAAGAGATACGAGATGTAGTAATGGACAGCGACGGAATGAGATTCTGTAGCTTAATAccaatgataaaaatttcagTTGTAGGGTCACAACTTGTATATATTCTGTTTTCCTGTTAGTGAGAGAAGTAAAAGATTGATTTTGTAGTTTTTAGGACCAAACTTATGTAAATAGACGATTAATTATTCTAAATATAAACTATTCAGATTTTTTGGCGGGGATAaaggaaatgatttttttaaattttattcttacAAAATAACAGGTAATGACAATTATAAAAAACGAGTTTGTTATGTCGATACTCACTATACTCAATATGTTTTTGTTGGTTAGTtagttaccaaaaaaaaaccacccaCTGTCCACTGGCTTAATAATTGATCCAATTATTAACACTACGCTTACTATATTCACCAATAAGGGCGTGTTTCTATCAGATGAGAAGTACTAAGTACAACTGTGATATCGTTAGTTGCAGCCTAAAGtgctttttagattttttttagccATAAACtattactatgtaaacaaaatttcaaaaggTTTGAGTTTCGAAATGTTATAACCCCCTGTATTTTAACTCTTGATACATACCAATTGCACTGATTGACGCCACTTGTTGGTTCATTCACTTTCTCATGCTGAGATTTGAGAGATACTATATGAAATAAGCTATCCAATTATATTggtaatatcatatttttttatttacatattagtcagttattaaatatagatatatcatgTCAAAACTTTATTTTCTGATAATATTGTTATTGGGAGATTTATATAATCAGTACTCTCATTagttctttttaattttcttaaatgaattataaatcATAAACTGTTATTTTATGACAAATGTGTTAAAACTCTAATTAatcaagttttaattattttaagcgTTATGTTTCCGCTACTCACAATTAACATAAACAATAAATGTTACCTGCGTTACAAATGTTTTGTACCGTAACTTAATTGTCAGTTAGACTTTGACTCAGGTTATCTACAACGCCCACTACCTTCATGCCTTCATGAAACACCAAGGAAaggattttttgtttaaataagcTGATACTTTTTATTGCATTGATCTCAGTTTAATATGATCTGTCAGCTAGACGTTTACTCGGGTTATCTACAATGCCCACTACCTTCATGCTTACATAAGATTTTGTTGTATGAATAAGCTGATACTTTTTATTTAGTGATCTCAATTTAACAGTACGCCACCAAATGTTGTCCATTGATTGATAAGTTGTGCTGTAAATCGACTATCCATTATATGCACCACATCCCCCTTGTTCAGTGGCAGGGCCACACTGCTACCAGCTGTAATCCACTGTTTAGTGCTACCGTTGTTATTTGCAGATTGGCGTGCTTTTAGTTTACCATTTACAAACAACTCTGCATGTGACATTGTGCTTGGGACACTTAATGTGTACCAATTGAACTGGTAGATGCCCTTCGTAGGTGCGGTGAATATCCCTGTGCTAGGGTTGTAAGCATTTCCAACATTGGTGACAACTTTGTCATAGATCCAGACAGAGCCTTTCTGGTACGATCTACCTGAACCTATTTCAGCAAGAAATACAACCTGGTTTATAGAAtctgcaataaaaatataaaaagcatGATTTATCATATGTATTATAATATGACTccatatctatctatctatctatctatctatctatctatctatctatctatttatctatctatctatctatctatctatctatctatctatctatctatctatctatctatctatctatctatctatcacgTTTGTAATATTCAATAGGCTTTGTTCGGctgattttcaataaaacaaaatttaaacaaatatttaatatattaagaattaataagtttatatatttctgtatgaattgtttttctttgcCTTTTTTTGTCGTACTTGCCtcgtatttttaaatattgttttataaattaaatgttttagcCATTACTACAAATCCAAGAAAAATAAAGATTACCTTTCCGTCAATACCAATATTCAAAGCAATATGGTCCGATTGTAATAGTTAAGTCCATACCTGATTTTGTCTTGAGAAAATTGTAGGAAAAAGTAATTAACGGAACAAAAAGAGACACAGACGCCATATCGCTTATTTAAGTAACATTGACTATAACACTGTTAAGCagcaaataaaatgaatacagCTTTACATAGTCAAAACCAGTGTTTTTTCCAGTGATGTCAGCAATTAAGTATCGGAATGCTTAACATTGCATATCTGAatgtaagaatattttttaagattttaccCATACATAGCAATACTGATTTGTTTAACCTCTCCTGTGACCGATCATAAGTTTGCAGAAAGTCATGgtttaaacaattcaaaatctaaatttttatattagttttttAATATCGTCTTGATGTCCCAGTTTTGGTCCAAAGGTCATAACTTACACTACTCAGAATCTACATAGTTAATTATCATACATTGTAGCATTGGAGTTCTGGAGAATTGTCCACGAATCAcagtttgaaaaattaagaatcGATACCGCAGTATATCTTCTTATATCTATATGTTCATGATATCTATTATTAACAGTTTATTATTAGATAGCATAGTAAACTAAATAATACTTATAACCAATTTACTGTTAGCCAAagaaaagtttgttttaaatgtagGAATTGATCATGGTATTATTGTAATTCTACTAAATGTAAATTTGTTCTCAAATAAACACAATCTAACCTCTATTGAAAAATCGGAGCAAAATTTGCACCTGCATTGGTTAAAGATACATTCTATGATACATTGTCATAAAATAACAaggttgattttttatgattgttattgcaaatttttaacAAGAAAATGATAACAGGTTATCAACATTGGGGGGAAATTAGCATAAATTATAATGTTGTAAGTTGTATTTTATCGAGTTGAATGTTTATTTCTGTTAAGGTTAAGTGGACAAATCGATTAAATACATTGTAAATCAAAATGAGTAAGCTAGCATACATTTGTTAAACAGttgttgattgttttttttaagctGCAATAAAAAGATTGAAACTGTGTTTTGCTTTGCTACTTTCACTCTccgattttttgtttgtttgttttttctttttttaagtatCTTGATTCTGACTACAATCTGATATTaatattcagaattttttttaacttctaacctatcaatatattaattaaaaattgatattaacactataaatacattattataaacaaaCCTTATTCACAATTGTATGCTTGGTTCCCACTTTCCCTGGAAAGTAATGCTAATGataattttacacatcaaatgaAAAGCTACTAgctttttgtttatattaatgtcttttaaatttattcataacccccccccccccttgaaagAAAAACCCGAAACAAAATCGCCCTCTTCCATATATTCAGATATCCGTCTCGCTCTAACTCACAATTGTGAAAGCAATTAATGCTAAATATAGAATTTGACATAATAGCTTTCATCTATTATATTTCCACAAATTATAGCCATTCGGttctaaaaaaaagatttgccTAAATTCATTTCTATTGTGAATTTTGAACCCCTGTTAGGGATATGACTTACGACATCTGCATTTGGAGCCATTATCTAGCATGTCAATGGTTTTCTGCAGTGAACTGAGTTGGCTTTTGATCAGTGACGTTGTCTTTGTGTTGTTGCAGTGACCAAGGACATTGTCCAATAACAGCAACAATACGGAAATAGTGACCAACTTCTACAAAAAACGGAAAGAAAAATAACGATGATGTTCAACATCACTTGTTGTTTGTTGTATAGTTGAGTTGATTTCTCCTTTTACCCGTGTTTATATAATAGTACCAAATATAAGTAATTGAACCCCAAACCATTGACTTAATGTCCTTGTAATAATTTGACACTTCTAGACATAATTTATCTAAGAAATATTTCCGTAAAGTAGTGTAGTAAATATTCTAATTAAAGCATCATTGAATCAGATAATTTCCTCTGTGTTTGGTTATTAGATAAAACGGTACGATGAACCCGATTCACGTGACAGAAAGCGATTTTTTTTAGGCTATAAAAAGCCGACGCTCTACTGAACGGAGTTCACTAAATGGCGGATTGCTGCAGAAGCGAAAGGAACTCTACGGGTAAGGATTATAGGTCTCATTTGCGGTGTCTCAATTTAATGCAGACGGACCATTTGAGATTTATATATTCTTCGGTACTGTACTAGTAATTAATACAAAGTCAAGAGGGTGATTTTGGGCACTAGGTTTCAGACTGCGGTCTGGGAGGCTTTGGTATAGCACACTTGCTGGAACGTAGAGTTTCAGACAAATAAAGGTTTCAAGCACAGAGGgttaaaaggaaaatttattatatcattcaatcatatttgtgatcaaagtgacgtgatttttatttaattgtcaCCAGGCAACGAATCAAACCGCATGTCTGAGACCAAAGACATTTAGTACATACAGACTCATCCAAgtctttttcaaaaataaacaacaggTAAAATTACGTTTTATGATTCAATATAAGGATATCTGGCGCGCGGCCTGAAACAAATGTAATTGCTTTAAACAGCCTATGCAGTCTGCTTTTCATACAGGTGACACTTGATTGCTCGAACTTCGATCTCTCTATTGAGTTATAGTACAAACCTTGTTCCCGTTATACATATTCTTACCATCTTTTAATTATTCTCCTATAAATTTGGTTGATTGaagatttgcactttttattcataatttctcttgtatatttgatttaatattatatttggcGACTGTTAAATTACACGTCACGCatcattttgatataatatttattttgcaacACACGAAAGTGTATTTGagttatttgatttattattaaTGTTTGTTAGCATTGAGTTTCtttcaacaaaaagtaacaCCTGACTAGAATTGACATGATGAAGCTCTTACACTAGATTACGGTTTCAATGCTTTATTTTTACATTGCCTCAAAAGTTTtccaatgttttatttttacatcgCCTCAAAACTGATGTTTAAAACGGTGAAATCACATCGTTTGATATTTGTCAAAAACGCATTTGCAAACAAAGGAGGCAGCTCTAAATTAAACAAGATTAACTatagaaaaaagaattttattttaaacccgCATTGCAGAACTGTAGAATAATGTTAGGATTGATAAAAAAGcaatttgaaacaataaaaaGGCATGTTGATACGATAAAAAGATTACTGTAACACTGCAtaccaaaagacattttttattaAGTATTGTCTCAGTTTTCTTACCTCTTTACAATGAgatgaattttacaatatacTTATATTCACACTTGGCATTTCTTctcctaaccctaaccctgacTATATATTTAGAATACAGAGTTATAGAAAGGTTAAATAGGGAATCTTATATTGTGCTTTGGGTACacaatgtaatggtaatttataAATCTATgtacttataatttttttttttcatatgtacTTATTAAGATTAGATCTTGATGGGAAAACATTCGCACACTTCTATAATACAAGATGACTTGTatgttaatttcaaacaaaacattACAGCATAAGTTGGATGGGGCATTacttcaaattaaaattcactgaaaaatgtaaaattgtaacaATTGAACAAATGGATTTGATGTTGATTAgagaagattttattttttagaaaatatcaaataGAAATATTGAATCAGAAAAGCATTTGTATTCCTTTAATGATCCAATATAGGATATAGGATTAATGTAGGTGTATGTTTATTCGTCTTTTAAATTCCTATTCATTGTTTGAGTACACTAATGTTCAATGATGTCTTTAAAATCTTGAAGAACAAAAGTAATATTCACCCTTTTGACATAACAGTCTTGACATGGCATAGATAATACTATTATACTGCAAGATATATGATAATTTGACAGGTTTTAATCTTAAGTTATTAAGATAAGTTAAAAAAGAGTATCTCATCACTAaaacaaaatcacaaattgtaaaatacgtttgatatatttgatttgtataATGTTTCTCAACTTTTTTAGGGTCGTACCAAAGggaaaaatttgatttctttaatatttataaaatattgacagtcatataatctaaaaaaaaatgctgtaaTGATTTTGGAGATATATTTTAACAAGAATTTAGCAACAATAAGAAAATATTGTATtaagttttgatattttattactTCTTATCATTAGAAGCTTAATATTAATTGAGGGAAACGATCTTATATTTCGCAGTGATTATGGCTGATTTTAGATTCCAGTTTGGGTTATGTTTGCATTTGACCCATGTTTTCATTTAGCTGATTAATAAGTCGTAAACCATACAATTGAGTCCAAACCAGGTTTAATTGCTATCTATAGTACTTGAATtgcatttattaattttgatttgtcaCCAGTAACAACATATAATTGTAGgtttttattatgataaagtcaattttctaaaacattcaGCACAGACATGCATCTATTATTTTTCTTAGATAGAACGCTTTTTACCTATACAATTTAAACCACATAAAAGCTAAAAGATGCAGAAGCTATAGTATCTCTTTTAATAAACAATTACAAAGCCGAAAATTAAGTGCAAATAAATTTGTTCACGTTCAAAAAGCAATAGCTTTCtgtttcctaattttttttcttataaaaattgaaCAAACCGAGTACCAAGTGTTACTGTTCTGACATCGGAAATCTATACATTGCGAAAAACCTTGAGAAAACCCtaaatcaaaaattatttacaatttcagaataaacataaatacacATCATAATAGAAACTAGATATATATCCTGAGTTTTATCTTTCAATATCTAAATTCtacttttgaattaaaaactgattaagtgaaaaaaatagTAGTCTTAGTTAATCTATATAATCCGATATAGCTTTGTAACCTTATCGTATAAGGCACATTGTCATAAATATAgttttagtaatttttaaaaaatctgtgTCTTTATTGTTTGTGTAACTTGCTAACTAATTAATTAAAGgtttacatgaaattttattgaaaaaaaaaacgaatttgttaaaaaacttttgtttaaaaacggAATCTTAACTTTTGATGAAATGCAACCATCTATTAAATTTGCACTCTTAGATGACATGTTTTCAGAATTTCATACAGTACACAAGAAACGTCGATAACTTTATACCATTAACAAGAAACAATGTTAAGTCTTATAGTTTCAACTTACCATTTTATAAATCCTTTTTTGAAATCAGGCAAATATATGTAACTGATTCTAGAAAATTCTTCTGAGCCGATTTTTCTTTCTTGTAGCTTTACTTTTCCGCTACTTTACACAGAAAGAACAATTTTACTGTATGACAGTGACAAATGATTTCACTAAACttgaaaaatgataagtgtttcataaaaaaatatttcaatttgtacatgtattgatgacAGCACATATAAGTAAACTCGGGAAAAGCAGTCACGCAATATAGTAATTATGTGTCATACATGTTTGTATGTAACAGAAATGTATCAGATATGCATCATCTCACGTGATGcatatcttttaaattatttagaaaCTTTGTATATGATGTAATTACTGATCAGCTTAAATTTACTGAAAACGTTCTCGTACATGCATGCCAAATcattaaagtcatttttttt from Crassostrea angulata isolate pt1a10 chromosome 7, ASM2561291v2, whole genome shotgun sequence includes:
- the LOC128193269 gene encoding complement C1q-like protein 4, which encodes MKLVTISVLLLLLDNVLGHCNNTKTTSLIKSQLSSLQKTIDMLDNGSKCRCHSINQVVFLAEIGSGRSYQKGSVWIYDKVVTNVGNAYNPSTGIFTAPTKGIYQFNWYTLSVPSTMSHAELFVNGKLKARQSANNNGSTKQWITAGSSVALPLNKGDVVHIMDSRFTAQLINQWTTFGGVLLN